The proteins below are encoded in one region of Nostoc punctiforme PCC 73102:
- a CDS encoding PEP-CTERM sorting domain-containing protein, giving the protein MASQGAYASDLKGTAFSISLECMNDTTGLLMGQNSTDANGWQYAFDSNKDGMNGNYWVGAAPGSVNPYDISGMAIKETATSIIVAINGNMKLTGEAEQGAAGGQIGYGDLFFNMAGKTFDNAMSSGDLFGIHFASANASGVQQLGVYSGVQAKTVTNIKEGYTVATYGGLAGGGNSYESQVKQGGGIVGYGDLTSSYFTNNGKDNTFNLNVIDSGKYLSGISFLAQGNVTQQLLTTGYDASKFNGTQTIAFEFKKSGTVQSTPEPASLAGLGIVGLALAGSKRRKKSS; this is encoded by the coding sequence GTGGCTAGTCAAGGAGCGTATGCCTCCGACTTAAAGGGAACAGCATTTAGCATATCTTTGGAGTGTATGAATGACACAACTGGTCTTCTCATGGGTCAAAACTCCACCGATGCTAATGGCTGGCAGTATGCATTTGATTCAAACAAAGATGGGATGAACGGAAATTACTGGGTTGGTGCTGCGCCAGGGTCAGTAAATCCCTACGATATCTCTGGTATGGCTATCAAAGAAACTGCTACCAGCATCATTGTGGCAATCAATGGCAATATGAAGTTAACAGGAGAGGCTGAACAGGGTGCTGCCGGCGGTCAGATTGGATATGGTGATTTATTCTTCAATATGGCCGGTAAGACCTTTGACAATGCTATGAGCAGTGGGGATTTGTTTGGTATTCATTTCGCTTCAGCGAATGCTTCAGGAGTACAACAACTAGGTGTTTATAGTGGTGTTCAGGCAAAGACAGTTACTAATATCAAAGAGGGCTATACTGTTGCTACATATGGTGGTTTAGCAGGAGGAGGGAATTCTTACGAAAGTCAGGTAAAACAAGGTGGTGGTATTGTCGGTTATGGTGATTTGACCAGTAGTTATTTTACTAATAATGGCAAGGACAATACATTTAATCTTAATGTCATCGACTCTGGAAAATATCTGAGTGGAATCTCGTTCCTAGCACAGGGTAATGTAACGCAGCAGTTGTTAACCACTGGTTATGATGCCAGCAAATTTAATGGCACACAAACTATTGCATTTGAATTCAAGAAATCTGGTACTGTCCAATCGACTCCTGAGCCTGCTAGTCTCGCTGGTTTAGGAATTGTCGGTCTGGCCTTAGCTGGTAGCAAGCGACGCAAGAAATCATCGTAG